The proteins below are encoded in one region of Sporosarcina sp. FSL K6-1508:
- a CDS encoding isoprenyl transferase, whose amino-acid sequence MLEKLFGKKSVVSEDSISDRIAHVKSRHIPAHVAIIMDGNGRWAKQRNLPRIAGHHEGMKKVRIITRIANDLGVQVLTLYAFSTENWKRPKLEIDFLMKLPGEFLSTYLPELIEQNVKVEMIGNFDMLPDHTKKAISKAIEETKHNDGLTLNFAMNYGSRLELVESVKEIATLVVAGSIKAEDIDESLIGSHLMTAHLPEPDLLIRTSGEVRLSNFMLWQLAYAEFSFTDVLWPDFDALCMLNAIEEFQMRNRRFGSVEGNGDV is encoded by the coding sequence ATGCTGGAAAAACTTTTTGGGAAAAAATCTGTGGTGTCAGAAGACTCAATTTCTGACCGGATTGCGCACGTTAAAAGCAGGCATATCCCTGCCCATGTTGCGATTATTATGGATGGCAATGGCAGATGGGCGAAACAACGTAATTTGCCAAGAATTGCAGGTCATCATGAAGGGATGAAAAAGGTCCGTATAATAACGCGCATTGCAAATGACCTTGGCGTACAAGTGCTAACACTTTACGCTTTCTCCACAGAAAACTGGAAACGGCCAAAACTCGAAATAGATTTCTTGATGAAACTTCCTGGAGAGTTTCTTAGCACCTACCTCCCCGAACTAATCGAGCAAAACGTAAAAGTTGAGATGATTGGAAACTTTGACATGTTGCCAGATCATACAAAAAAAGCAATTAGTAAAGCAATTGAGGAAACAAAGCACAATGATGGTTTAACACTGAACTTTGCCATGAATTATGGAAGCAGGCTGGAACTTGTCGAATCTGTAAAAGAAATTGCAACACTTGTAGTGGCGGGTTCAATTAAAGCTGAAGATATTGACGAATCACTCATCGGTTCACATCTAATGACTGCTCATTTGCCGGAACCGGATTTGCTGATTCGAACAAGCGGTGAAGTCAGGCTGTCCAATTTCATGTTATGGCAGCTCGCATATGCCGAGTTTTCATTCACGGATGTATTGTGGCCGGATTTTGATGCACTGTGCATGTTGAATGCAATCGAAGAATTCCAAATGCGTAATAGACGTTTTGGAAGTGTGGAAGGGAATGGGGACGTTTGA
- a CDS encoding 1-deoxy-D-xylulose-5-phosphate reductoisomerase translates to MTKKISLLGATGSIGTQTLDIISSNPDKFKLVSFSAGLNIDRVREIVSAHHPKTVSVIRRVDAEVLQTEFPNIHFVYGDEGLVETAAHTGADVLLNSVIGSVGLKPTLEAIRAGITIAIANKETLVAAGDIVMSEARKYNVPILPVDSEHSALFQALNGENPKSISRLILTASGGSFRDLTREELSSVTLEQALAHPNWSMGNKLTIDSATMMNKGLEVIEAHHLFAMPYHKIDCLQHKESIIHSMIEFEDTSVMAQLGSPDMRVPIQYALTYPDRIPMKNAKPLRLEEIGKLHFEKMDLVRFKALALAYAAGKEGGTMPAAMNAANEVAVALFMKGRIPFIQIEDIIERVMEAHRTISVPDLEAILETDSLTRKLVYAMVE, encoded by the coding sequence ATGACAAAAAAAATAAGCTTACTGGGAGCTACAGGTTCCATCGGTACGCAGACACTCGATATCATCAGTTCGAATCCGGATAAATTTAAGCTCGTATCTTTTTCGGCTGGTTTGAATATCGATAGAGTAAGAGAAATTGTTTCCGCGCACCATCCGAAAACTGTGTCTGTGATAAGACGTGTTGATGCCGAGGTGCTGCAAACAGAATTCCCGAACATCCATTTCGTTTATGGCGATGAAGGTCTTGTTGAAACTGCGGCGCATACAGGTGCTGATGTATTACTTAACTCCGTTATTGGTAGCGTTGGTCTTAAACCAACACTTGAAGCAATCCGCGCAGGCATTACAATTGCCATTGCCAATAAAGAAACGCTAGTCGCAGCAGGCGATATTGTTATGAGCGAGGCTCGGAAATACAATGTTCCAATTTTACCTGTTGATAGTGAACATTCGGCACTTTTCCAAGCGTTGAATGGAGAAAATCCCAAAAGTATTAGCCGGCTCATCTTGACTGCCTCGGGCGGTAGTTTCAGAGACTTAACCCGTGAAGAACTTTCAAGCGTGACGCTCGAACAAGCTCTTGCACATCCCAATTGGTCGATGGGCAATAAATTAACAATCGACTCGGCGACAATGATGAACAAGGGGCTTGAAGTGATTGAAGCACATCATCTGTTTGCAATGCCTTATCACAAAATCGATTGCCTGCAACATAAGGAGAGCATCATCCATTCGATGATTGAGTTCGAAGATACAAGTGTCATGGCACAACTGGGTTCGCCAGATATGCGAGTGCCAATCCAGTATGCGCTGACATATCCCGACCGAATTCCGATGAAAAATGCGAAACCCTTGCGTCTTGAGGAAATTGGAAAACTACATTTCGAGAAAATGGATCTTGTCCGCTTTAAAGCACTGGCTCTTGCATATGCTGCTGGTAAAGAGGGCGGAACGATGCCAGCAGCGATGAATGCGGCGAATGAAGTGGCTGTAGCGTTGTTCATGAAAGGGCGTATTCCATTTATACAAATCGAAGACATCATTGAACGCGTAATGGAGGCACATCGAACAATTTCAGTTCCAGATCTCGAAGCGATATTGGAAACCGATTCGCTTACTCGAAAATTAGTGTATGCTATGGTAGAATGA
- a CDS encoding phosphatidate cytidylyltransferase: MKQRILTAIVALIFFVPLVVIGGLPFTIAVYAIATIGLYELLRMKDIQLFSVEGILTWATLTILLMPTSWSNKVFETVGYTKIEMTFAIVLILLIYTVIVKNRYTFDHAAFSVLSVLYVGIGFYYLIETRLFGIEYVVYALMVIWVTDSGAYFVGRKIGKRKLWPEISPNKTVEGFVGGILSAVVFACVFQYIFPIASTYTILIIVTIIASIIGQLGDLVESALKRQYGVKDSGKLLPGHGGILDRFDSLLFVLPLLHFLHFVG; this comes from the coding sequence TTGAAACAGAGGATACTAACAGCAATCGTTGCACTAATCTTTTTCGTTCCGCTAGTCGTTATAGGAGGATTGCCCTTCACGATTGCAGTTTATGCGATTGCAACAATCGGTCTATACGAATTATTACGAATGAAGGATATCCAACTATTTTCAGTCGAAGGTATTTTGACATGGGCTACGCTTACTATCTTACTTATGCCTACGAGTTGGAGCAACAAAGTTTTCGAAACGGTTGGTTACACAAAAATCGAAATGACATTTGCTATCGTTCTTATTTTATTGATTTATACAGTTATTGTTAAAAATCGATATACGTTCGATCATGCGGCTTTTTCTGTTTTGAGCGTATTATATGTCGGAATTGGGTTTTATTATTTGATTGAAACAAGATTGTTTGGAATTGAATATGTCGTTTACGCCTTGATGGTAATCTGGGTTACGGATTCTGGGGCATATTTTGTGGGGAGAAAAATCGGGAAGCGAAAGCTTTGGCCGGAAATCTCTCCAAATAAGACAGTCGAAGGTTTTGTAGGAGGAATATTGTCTGCAGTTGTTTTTGCTTGCGTATTCCAATACATTTTCCCGATCGCTTCTACATATACCATACTTATTATTGTTACGATCATTGCATCGATTATCGGGCAATTGGGCGATCTTGTCGAATCGGCACTAAAAAGGCAGTATGGAGTTAAGGATTCAGGAAAGCTCCTGCCAGGGCATGGAGGAATACTGGACAGATTTGATAGTCTCCTTTTCGTATTGCCGCTACTTCATTTTCTGCACTTCGTAGGATAA
- the frr gene encoding ribosome recycling factor, which yields MANEVMDQAKERMEKAIGGYTRELASIRAGRANAAMLDRLTVEYYGAPTPITQMAGISVPEARLLVIQPYDKTILADIEKAIMKSDIGITPSNDGSVIRLAVPALTEDRRKELVKSVKKESEDAKIAIRNIRRDANEDFKKLEKSSEITEDELHRYGEEIQKLTDAQIVRIDEIAKDKENEIMEI from the coding sequence ATGGCTAACGAAGTAATGGATCAAGCGAAAGAACGTATGGAAAAAGCAATCGGGGGATATACGAGAGAATTAGCCTCCATTCGTGCAGGACGTGCAAATGCAGCAATGCTGGACAGGTTAACTGTCGAGTATTACGGCGCCCCTACCCCGATAACACAAATGGCTGGTATTTCAGTACCAGAAGCTCGTCTTCTTGTCATTCAACCCTACGACAAAACAATTCTAGCTGATATTGAAAAAGCAATTATGAAATCAGATATCGGAATCACACCTTCTAATGATGGTAGTGTTATTCGCCTTGCTGTTCCAGCGTTGACAGAAGATCGCCGGAAAGAGCTTGTGAAATCTGTGAAAAAAGAATCAGAAGATGCAAAAATCGCGATTCGTAATATCCGTCGTGATGCAAATGAAGATTTCAAGAAACTCGAAAAAAGTAGCGAGATAACTGAAGATGAACTACACCGTTATGGTGAGGAAATTCAAAAGTTGACAGATGCGCAAATCGTAAGAATCGACGAGATCGCAAAAGATAAAGAAAATGAAATCATGGAAATCTGA
- the pyrH gene encoding UMP kinase, whose translation MSIPKYKRIVLKLSGEALAGEKGFGLSPEVIKTVAKQVKEVVDLEVEVAVVVGGGNIWRGKVGSEMGMDRATADYMGMLATVMNSLALQDSLEKLGVETRVSSSIEMRQVAEPYIRRKAIRHLEKKRVVIFAAGTGNPYFSTDTTAALRAAEIEADVILMAKNNVDGVYSADPAKDKNAVKYLELSFLDVINQGLEVMDSTASTLCMDNDIPLVVFSIMENGNIKRAVLGEPIGTVVRRNL comes from the coding sequence ATGAGCATCCCAAAATATAAACGCATCGTCTTGAAATTAAGTGGAGAAGCCCTTGCTGGTGAAAAAGGCTTTGGTTTATCGCCTGAGGTCATCAAAACGGTTGCAAAACAAGTAAAAGAAGTTGTCGATCTTGAGGTCGAGGTTGCGGTCGTCGTTGGAGGCGGAAATATTTGGCGCGGAAAAGTCGGCAGTGAAATGGGAATGGATCGTGCGACAGCGGATTACATGGGCATGCTTGCTACAGTCATGAATTCCCTCGCTCTACAGGATTCCCTTGAAAAGCTTGGCGTGGAAACCCGTGTATCTTCATCAATTGAAATGAGACAAGTCGCGGAACCATACATACGCCGCAAAGCTATCCGGCATCTTGAAAAGAAAAGGGTCGTTATTTTCGCGGCAGGGACAGGAAATCCGTATTTCTCAACAGATACAACAGCGGCTCTCCGTGCGGCTGAAATAGAAGCGGATGTCATCCTTATGGCGAAAAATAATGTAGATGGTGTCTATTCCGCTGACCCGGCAAAAGATAAAAATGCAGTCAAATATTTAGAACTATCGTTCTTGGATGTCATTAACCAGGGGCTTGAAGTAATGGATTCCACAGCTTCAACTCTATGTATGGACAATGATATTCCACTCGTAGTATTCTCTATTATGGAAAATGGAAATATTAAGAGAGCTGTCCTAGGTGAGCCAATCGGGACGGTCGTCAGGAGGAATTTGTAA